In Agromyces archimandritae, one genomic interval encodes:
- a CDS encoding WXG100 family type VII secretion target has product MADFGASYGEMEAMAGKLSDARDDIQGQLEQLKSAVDTLLGNDFKTQHASGKFGQGYEELTNGLKGAVDGIGDMGESLRGMMRAIQDLDQQLAGG; this is encoded by the coding sequence ATGGCAGATTTCGGTGCATCGTATGGCGAAATGGAAGCCATGGCGGGCAAGCTGAGCGATGCTCGTGACGACATTCAGGGTCAGCTCGAGCAGCTGAAGAGCGCGGTCGACACGCTCCTCGGCAACGACTTCAAGACGCAGCACGCTTCGGGCAAGTTCGGTCAGGGCTACGAAGAGCTCACGAACGGCCTGAAGGGCGCGGTCGACGGCATCGGCGACATGGGCGAGTCCCTGCGCGGCATGATGCGCGCGATCCAGGACCTCGACCAGCAGCTCGCGGGCGGCTGA
- a CDS encoding spermidine/putrescine ABC transporter substrate-binding protein produces the protein MEGSVEARVSHEVDSWMSWLPRWRPGTHRGRVRLCRRCFGSPVLAAAGLDEDVPHPVQHAFSMRMKAIVDHAVDEYTERNLPMLAREIRLSEERKSRRPYRAGEGLDPEYRGLELDPEETPGQPFLFTLGGLEAETAAEAAEPAPRPFSADEKAALRDEVRLADEFAKQVGRRICAELVRHRERIDRAVDELVEPQIAELLADLDRELDAPGGPNW, from the coding sequence ATGGAAGGGTCGGTCGAAGCCCGCGTCAGCCACGAGGTCGACAGCTGGATGTCGTGGCTGCCCCGATGGCGCCCGGGTACCCATCGCGGGCGGGTGCGCCTGTGCCGGCGCTGCTTCGGCTCGCCCGTGCTCGCCGCCGCCGGTCTGGACGAGGACGTGCCGCATCCGGTGCAGCATGCGTTCTCGATGCGCATGAAGGCCATCGTCGACCACGCCGTCGATGAATACACGGAGCGGAACCTCCCGATGCTCGCCCGTGAGATCCGCCTCTCCGAGGAGCGCAAGTCGCGCCGCCCGTACCGTGCGGGGGAGGGGCTGGACCCCGAGTACCGCGGTCTCGAGCTCGACCCGGAGGAGACGCCGGGCCAGCCGTTCCTCTTCACCCTCGGCGGGCTCGAGGCCGAGACGGCCGCCGAGGCGGCCGAGCCCGCGCCGCGCCCGTTCAGCGCCGACGAGAAGGCGGCGCTGCGCGACGAGGTGCGCCTCGCCGACGAGTTCGCCAAGCAGGTGGGGCGGCGCATCTGCGCCGAGCTCGTCCGGCACCGCGAGCGCATCGACCGGGCCGTCGACGAGCTCGTCGAGCCGCAGATCGCGGAGCTCCTGGCCGACCTGGATCGCGAACTGGATGCCCCGGGCGGCCCGAACTGGTGA